Proteins found in one Merismopedia glauca CCAP 1448/3 genomic segment:
- a CDS encoding aromatic ring-hydroxylating dioxygenase subunit alpha: MKFEDFWYIVAESKHLKSSTVLSRIVLGEWLAIFRGEDGKPVALRDRCMHRNSRLSGGKVSQGRLQCPYHGWVYDGNGRIVAVPTEGDNFSHLPSRCAKSYDTLEQDGYIYVRLASPTEDFPPFAMPYYQQAGWETVRVINRFHNNVTNCAENFIDIPHTAFVHPGVFRQSRQQQLEMKVERCDGSVLVEYRNENTNLGWYSHFLNPQGQEIRHTDSFHMPNITSVEYDFGSDRRFFITSQSIPETEDSTLVYTDVTFNYGIWNKLASPFVRWTAQHIISQDVDILATQNQVIEKYGTQFANTPADTIHIFVESIRDRISQGEDPRKLPNLVRQVKFWV; the protein is encoded by the coding sequence TAGTTTTAGGCGAATGGCTGGCGATTTTTCGGGGAGAAGATGGGAAACCTGTCGCTTTGCGCGATCGCTGTATGCATCGCAACTCTCGTCTTTCTGGTGGTAAAGTTAGTCAAGGTCGATTACAATGCCCATATCATGGCTGGGTATACGATGGTAATGGCAGAATCGTCGCCGTACCCACAGAAGGCGATAATTTTAGCCATCTTCCCAGTCGATGTGCTAAAAGCTACGATACTTTAGAGCAAGATGGCTATATCTACGTCAGATTAGCTAGCCCTACAGAAGACTTTCCGCCCTTTGCCATGCCTTACTATCAACAAGCGGGGTGGGAAACTGTCAGAGTCATCAATCGGTTTCACAACAACGTCACCAACTGCGCCGAAAATTTCATCGATATCCCCCATACAGCTTTTGTGCATCCTGGAGTTTTTCGCCAATCTCGCCAGCAGCAGTTAGAAATGAAAGTCGAGAGGTGCGATGGTTCGGTCTTAGTGGAGTATCGCAACGAAAATACCAATTTGGGATGGTACAGTCATTTCCTAAACCCTCAAGGGCAAGAAATCCGCCATACAGATAGTTTTCATATGCCCAACATTACCAGCGTTGAGTATGATTTTGGCAGCGATCGCAGATTTTTCATCACCAGTCAGTCAATTCCCGAAACCGAAGACTCTACCCTAGTTTACACGGATGTAACATTCAACTACGGTATCTGGAATAAATTAGCTTCTCCCTTCGTCCGTTGGACAGCCCAACATATAATTAGTCAAGATGTCGATATTTTGGCGACACAGAATCAAGTAATCGAAAAATACGGCACTCAATTCGCCAATACCCCTGCTGATACTATTCATATTTTCGTCGAATCGATCCGCGATCGCATTTCTCAAGGAGAAGATCCGAGAAAACTGCCAAATTTAGTCCGTCAGGTTAAATTTTGGGTGTGA